A section of the Brevinematales bacterium genome encodes:
- a CDS encoding M20/M25/M40 family metallo-hydrolase: MDTNRIISTFVDLVKIYSPSLMEDFVFEYLFRKFRELGIVSEIQVNGKVKNMIAFIEGNDNTKDAIFFCAHADTVEPAKDISPIIDEDSGIIKSDGRTILSADNKAGITAMLELAYHLREESHSKYGDIYLIITSAEEIGLVGAKHLDISNIKARYGYCLDSHGDIGVAIIRGATHYRFKVECIGKSSHAGIDPEKGINAIKIASYIIDRINTGLLDKDTVLNIGEIHGGKATNIVPDSVVFEGEVRSFSKDRIDEELNKISIACVESKSKFGGDFRFTYEKLYDGYSISEDSVSVKRFIQTCYKIGIKPKLVDTRGGSDANIFNSKGLETLNISCGMRNPHSCEEFIYIKDLIDISKLVISLAVS, translated from the coding sequence ATGGATACGAATAGAATAATATCAACCTTTGTTGATCTTGTAAAGATTTATAGCCCTTCGCTAATGGAAGATTTTGTTTTTGAGTATCTTTTTAGGAAGTTTAGAGAGTTAGGTATTGTTTCGGAGATTCAGGTAAATGGAAAAGTTAAGAATATGATAGCATTTATTGAAGGAAATGATAATACAAAAGATGCTATATTTTTCTGTGCTCATGCTGATACAGTTGAGCCAGCTAAGGATATAAGTCCAATTATCGATGAAGATAGTGGAATTATAAAATCTGATGGTAGAACAATTTTATCTGCTGACAACAAGGCAGGTATAACTGCCATGTTAGAATTAGCATATCATCTTAGAGAAGAATCTCACTCAAAGTATGGGGATATATATCTTATAATTACATCGGCTGAAGAAATCGGTCTAGTAGGTGCAAAACATCTGGATATATCTAACATAAAAGCAAGGTATGGATATTGTCTTGATTCTCACGGAGATATTGGTGTTGCTATAATTAGAGGAGCTACACATTACAGGTTTAAAGTAGAGTGTATTGGTAAATCCTCGCATGCAGGAATAGATCCAGAAAAGGGTATTAACGCTATAAAAATCGCTTCCTACATAATAGATAGAATTAACACAGGACTTCTCGATAAAGATACTGTTTTGAACATTGGTGAAATACACGGAGGAAAAGCAACAAACATAGTTCCTGATAGTGTGGTTTTTGAAGGAGAAGTCAGAAGTTTTTCAAAAGATAGAATAGATGAAGAACTTAACAAGATAAGTATTGCGTGTGTTGAGTCAAAATCTAAATTTGGTGGAGATTTTAGATTTACTTACGAAAAGCTCTATGATGGGTATTCTATAAGCGAAGATTCAGTATCTGTGAAAAGGTTTATTCAGACTTGTTACAAAATTGGGATAAAACCAAAACTAGTTGATACAAGAGGTGGTAGTGATGCTAATATATTTAATAGCAAAGGGTTAGAAACTCTAAACATATCCTGCGGAATGAGAAATCCACATTCCTGTGAAGAGTTTATATACATAAAAGATTTAATAGACATATCAAAGCTTGTAATATCACTTGCAGTAAGCTAA
- the prfA gene encoding peptide chain release factor 1: MSKFLKALEAYSTKYKELEEKISTIDPSKDVDEYTKTLKEMKKLEDYVDLYKRLKKVIDGMNEAKEIIENSDDEELKEIAKEEISKGEELLKNLEDEAENLLLSTDEDAKNVIMEIRAGAGGEEAALFVADLFRMYSKFAERKGWKVQVADFNETGLGGFKEIVFTVSGKMAYKYLKFESGVHRVQRIPITEASGRIHTSTATVAVLPEVEEADVYIDPKDIEIQTFRAGGKGGQHVNRTESAVRVIHKPTGIVVQCQDERSQIQNRERALSILRAKLLQYEKEKQKQYEDNQRRAQIGSGERAEKIRTYNFPQNRVTDHRINYTMYNLSSFMEGMIDEILEALIAEHKRKLLEEQKLNP, from the coding sequence ATGTCAAAATTTTTGAAAGCTTTGGAAGCATATAGCACAAAATATAAGGAACTTGAGGAAAAGATATCAACAATAGATCCTAGTAAAGATGTAGATGAATACACAAAAACTCTCAAAGAAATGAAAAAGCTTGAGGATTACGTTGATCTTTACAAGAGACTAAAGAAAGTTATTGATGGAATGAACGAAGCCAAAGAAATCATAGAGAATTCTGACGATGAAGAACTTAAAGAAATAGCAAAAGAAGAAATATCAAAGGGTGAAGAACTACTAAAGAACCTTGAAGATGAAGCTGAAAATTTACTTCTTTCGACTGATGAAGATGCCAAAAACGTAATAATGGAAATCAGGGCTGGAGCAGGTGGTGAGGAAGCAGCTCTTTTCGTAGCAGATTTATTTAGAATGTATTCAAAGTTTGCAGAAAGAAAAGGGTGGAAAGTACAAGTAGCTGACTTCAATGAAACGGGACTTGGAGGTTTTAAAGAGATTGTATTTACTGTTTCTGGTAAGATGGCATACAAATATCTTAAGTTTGAAAGTGGAGTACATAGAGTTCAAAGAATACCTATCACAGAAGCTAGTGGAAGGATACACACTTCTACCGCTACTGTAGCAGTATTACCAGAAGTTGAAGAAGCAGATGTTTACATAGATCCTAAAGACATAGAGATCCAAACTTTTAGAGCAGGTGGCAAGGGTGGACAACACGTTAATAGAACAGAATCAGCAGTCAGAGTTATACATAAACCAACAGGTATAGTAGTCCAATGCCAAGATGAAAGATCTCAAATACAAAACAGAGAAAGAGCTTTAAGTATATTAAGAGCTAAACTCCTTCAATATGAAAAAGAAAAACAAAAACAATACGAAGACAATCAAAGAAGAGCACAAATTGGCAGTGGGGAACGCGCAGAAAAAATAAGAACTTACAACTTCCCACAGAACAGAGTTACCGATCACAGAATAAATTACACAATGTATAATCTATCAAGTTTTATGGAAGGTATGATAGATGAAATACTAGAAGCACTTATAGCAGAACATAAAAGAAAACTACTTGAAGAACAAAAACTAAATCCCTAG